In Azospirillum ramasamyi, the following are encoded in one genomic region:
- a CDS encoding glycosyltransferase, with protein MTVIAVLPNSVSIAPAQRLALGRRFLLVSWTMDGTADGANDMIGPITPSVDGEPVRPPFTTLTIDSGWGVRRVLSILPAPRDLRMPIHFIAKNRVIAELRTESGAADLDPAGLLGSLDGAGRLRVLRFLFDFACSTPALRRDAAFTALCRRLVLDRAAEPATLAVRATAGGGLLLCAGALSGRFGAVTGLVVLSPNAVVRAPFDACIGPDPAGQGRIAFDLLIDRELCAPGNLLVVLGANGVACRRFAEEPAGLPTLTDRLNARPDTPAALRHYLLSCLAKRGRSDASAASAVSELQALAPLPRRQAADAKRPIGASLDLAVPTSDGGLFLAGWLHDPHGLAAELVVRTPFGGERRVERFTNRFPREDVAKLYGNAGIDRSGFVLHLPGNPEPAEALQMTAELRLASGGALRLVPPPRPRADADARAAVLGSLPPRFATPELLETVIGPAVVPLHAAHLATRGEPELVVYGERRTRPAVSVIIPLYRTLEFLRFQIACFATDPAMADAELIFVLDSPEQRDEVVHLLRGFHGLYGLPMLLLVQSANYGYSTANNAGVAVARGNRLLFLNSDVVPDRAGWLPELVAALEERPGIGAVGPKLLFDDDSLQHAGLYFDRDLQGAWYNHHYFKGLPRDFAAACRPRSVPGVTGACLLTTRAAYSAAGGFCEDYVIGDFEDSDLCLRIRGQGLDIRYAPSVELYHLERRSIGRHQGYTRGVASEYNRWLHGRRWADRMAELMARDWDADDDLRPSRTGRARKTAQVTR; from the coding sequence ATGACCGTCATCGCCGTCCTGCCGAATTCGGTGTCGATCGCCCCCGCGCAACGTCTGGCGCTGGGCCGCCGTTTCCTCCTCGTCTCCTGGACGATGGATGGGACGGCGGACGGGGCGAACGACATGATCGGCCCGATCACGCCGAGCGTCGATGGCGAACCGGTGCGTCCGCCCTTCACCACGCTGACCATCGACAGCGGCTGGGGCGTCCGCCGCGTCCTGTCGATCCTGCCGGCACCGCGCGACCTGCGGATGCCCATCCATTTCATCGCCAAGAACCGCGTGATCGCCGAGCTTCGCACCGAATCCGGCGCCGCCGACCTGGATCCCGCCGGGCTGCTGGGCAGCCTGGACGGCGCCGGCCGCTTGCGGGTTCTGCGTTTCCTGTTCGATTTCGCCTGTTCCACCCCGGCGCTTCGCCGCGATGCCGCTTTCACCGCGCTGTGCCGCCGGCTGGTGCTCGACCGTGCGGCGGAGCCGGCGACGCTGGCGGTCCGCGCGACGGCGGGCGGCGGCCTTCTGCTGTGCGCCGGTGCCCTGTCCGGCCGCTTCGGCGCCGTCACCGGTCTGGTGGTTCTGTCGCCGAATGCGGTGGTGCGGGCGCCGTTCGATGCCTGCATCGGCCCCGATCCGGCGGGGCAGGGGCGCATCGCCTTCGACCTGCTGATCGACCGCGAACTGTGCGCCCCCGGCAACCTGCTGGTGGTGCTGGGCGCCAACGGCGTCGCCTGCCGCCGGTTCGCCGAGGAGCCCGCCGGCCTGCCGACGCTGACGGACCGGCTGAACGCACGCCCCGACACGCCGGCCGCCCTGCGCCACTACCTGCTGTCCTGCCTCGCCAAGCGTGGCCGCAGCGATGCGTCCGCCGCCTCGGCGGTCAGCGAGTTGCAGGCCCTGGCCCCGCTGCCGCGCCGGCAGGCCGCCGATGCCAAGCGGCCGATCGGCGCCTCGCTCGACCTCGCGGTTCCAACATCCGACGGCGGGCTGTTCCTCGCCGGCTGGCTGCACGATCCGCATGGCCTGGCGGCGGAACTGGTGGTGCGCACCCCCTTCGGCGGCGAACGCCGGGTGGAGCGCTTCACCAACCGCTTCCCGCGCGAGGATGTCGCCAAGCTCTACGGCAACGCCGGCATCGACCGCAGCGGTTTCGTCCTGCATCTGCCGGGCAATCCCGAACCGGCGGAGGCGCTTCAGATGACGGCGGAGCTGCGGCTGGCCTCGGGCGGCGCGCTGCGCCTCGTCCCGCCGCCTCGTCCGCGCGCCGATGCCGACGCCCGCGCCGCCGTGCTGGGCAGCCTGCCGCCGCGCTTCGCCACGCCTGAACTGCTGGAGACCGTCATCGGTCCGGCCGTCGTCCCGCTGCACGCCGCCCATCTCGCCACCCGCGGCGAGCCGGAACTGGTCGTCTATGGCGAGCGCAGGACCAGGCCCGCGGTGTCGGTCATCATCCCGCTCTACCGCACGCTGGAGTTCCTGCGTTTCCAGATCGCGTGTTTCGCCACCGACCCGGCGATGGCCGATGCCGAACTGATCTTCGTGCTCGACAGCCCGGAGCAGCGCGACGAGGTGGTGCATCTGCTGCGCGGCTTCCATGGCCTCTACGGCCTGCCGATGCTTCTGCTGGTGCAGAGCGCCAATTACGGCTATTCGACCGCCAACAATGCCGGTGTCGCGGTGGCCCGCGGCAACCGCCTGCTGTTCCTCAATTCCGACGTGGTTCCCGACCGCGCCGGCTGGTTGCCGGAACTGGTGGCGGCGCTGGAGGAGCGTCCCGGCATCGGCGCCGTCGGGCCGAAGCTGCTGTTCGACGACGACAGCCTTCAGCATGCCGGCCTCTATTTCGACCGCGACCTGCAGGGCGCCTGGTACAATCACCATTACTTCAAGGGACTGCCGCGCGACTTCGCCGCCGCCTGCCGTCCGCGCTCCGTTCCGGGCGTCACCGGCGCCTGCCTGCTGACCACGCGCGCCGCCTATAGCGCCGCCGGCGGCTTCTGCGAGGACTATGTCATCGGCGATTTCGAGGATTCGGATCTCTGCCTGCGCATCCGCGGCCAGGGCCTGGACATCCGCTATGCCCCGTCGGTGGAGCTGTACCATCTGGAACGCCGCTCCATCGGCCGGCACCAGGGCTACACCCGCGGTGTCGCCTCCGAATACAACCGCTGGCTCCATGGCCGCCGCTGGGCCGACCGCATGGCGGAACTGATGGCGCGCGACTGGGACGCCGACGACGACTTGCGGCCCTCCCGGACAGGCCGCGCCCGCAAGACAGCACAGGTGACCCGATGA
- a CDS encoding HlyD family type I secretion periplasmic adaptor subunit, giving the protein MTSETPALATPTVWTATIDVDPAEPSLRNTALAGALAVLVGFGGFLTWGFTASLDSAALAAGTVMVESHRKTVSHLEGGILRDLLVKDGDLVQAGQVLLRLDSTQSQAVVSQLQGQYWTALARLGRLRAEQSDGPKPLFSEELVKAARDNPVAAEAMAVEERLFRSRLDSHEAQLGIQRRQISQLRDEIAALESQRAATADRLRYTRDELQVVQGLLAKGYERKPRMLELQRNVADSEGRLGELLANKSKAEQAIAAAELTMINLGNTRRSEVAVDLQTAQASVSDLSERLRSADDILLRQAVTAPQAGRVTGLRFFTPGGVIPAGAGILDIVPQDDAMIVEARVSPHDVQNVEVGSKAMVKLTGYRQRAVPPVAGQVVSLSADQLEDERTGAFYFAARINMDADELKALPGVELHPGMPAEVMIHGHARRAIEYFLTPLTDGMQRAFREQ; this is encoded by the coding sequence ATGACCAGCGAAACGCCCGCCCTGGCGACCCCGACGGTCTGGACGGCGACCATCGATGTCGATCCTGCCGAACCGTCGCTGCGCAACACCGCGCTGGCCGGCGCGTTGGCCGTGCTGGTCGGCTTCGGCGGATTCCTGACCTGGGGATTCACCGCCAGCCTGGACAGCGCGGCACTCGCCGCCGGCACGGTGATGGTGGAAAGCCACCGCAAGACCGTCTCCCATCTGGAAGGCGGCATCCTGCGCGACCTGCTGGTCAAGGACGGCGACCTGGTGCAGGCGGGGCAGGTGCTGCTGCGGCTGGATTCGACGCAGAGCCAGGCCGTGGTGTCGCAACTGCAGGGCCAGTATTGGACGGCACTGGCCCGGCTCGGCAGATTGCGGGCCGAACAGTCCGATGGGCCGAAGCCGCTGTTCAGCGAGGAGCTGGTGAAGGCGGCGCGCGACAACCCGGTTGCGGCCGAGGCGATGGCGGTCGAGGAGCGGCTGTTCCGCTCGCGGCTGGACAGCCACGAGGCGCAGCTGGGCATCCAGCGCCGGCAGATCTCCCAGCTGCGCGACGAGATCGCGGCGCTTGAATCGCAGCGCGCCGCCACCGCCGACCGGCTGCGCTACACCCGGGACGAATTGCAGGTGGTGCAGGGGCTGCTGGCGAAGGGATACGAGCGCAAGCCGCGCATGCTGGAGCTTCAGCGCAACGTCGCCGATTCGGAAGGACGGCTGGGCGAGCTGCTGGCGAACAAGTCCAAGGCCGAACAGGCGATTGCCGCGGCCGAACTGACCATGATCAATCTCGGCAACACCCGCCGGTCCGAGGTGGCGGTCGATCTGCAGACGGCCCAGGCCAGCGTCTCCGACCTTTCGGAGCGCCTGCGCAGCGCCGACGACATCCTGCTGCGCCAGGCGGTCACCGCACCGCAGGCGGGGCGCGTCACCGGCCTGCGATTCTTCACGCCGGGCGGCGTCATTCCGGCCGGCGCCGGCATCCTCGACATCGTGCCGCAGGATGACGCCATGATCGTGGAAGCCCGCGTCTCTCCTCACGACGTGCAGAATGTCGAGGTCGGCAGCAAGGCGATGGTGAAGCTGACCGGCTACCGTCAGCGCGCGGTGCCGCCGGTGGCGGGGCAGGTGGTGTCCCTGTCCGCCGACCAGTTGGAGGACGAGCGCACCGGCGCCTTCTATTTCGCCGCCCGGATCAACATGGACGCGGATGAGTTGAAAGCGCTGCCCGGTGTCGAACTGCATCCCGGCATGCCGGCGGAGGTCATGATCCATGGTCATGCCCGTCGCGCCATCGAGTATTTCCTGACGCCGCTGACCGACGGAATGCAGCGGGCCTTCCGAGAGCAATAG
- a CDS encoding class I SAM-dependent methyltransferase: MNALLPTPQLAVLRRQTDPRLEWLCAQIARNRFLPVPPPELHFIGDGDFRAIGAEFLRHFVRLGGLRPDHKVLEIGCGVGRMALPLTQYLDSSYDGIDIVLDGIRWCASTITPAYPEFRFHHLDIANGLYNPDGRIEGEAATLPFKAGAYDFVILTSVITHLRTADTGRYAAEIARMLKPGGRCFLSLFLADATARAGIAKGTARPPFRDAPGVELLADPEHPNAAVAYDEEFLLGLFAAHGLRTARPVMRGHWSGQREAENFQDLLVLEKGSAP, translated from the coding sequence ATGAATGCGCTTCTGCCGACCCCGCAGCTTGCCGTGCTGCGCCGACAGACCGATCCGCGGCTGGAATGGCTCTGCGCCCAGATCGCGCGCAACCGGTTCCTGCCGGTGCCGCCGCCCGAGCTGCATTTCATCGGCGACGGCGATTTCCGCGCCATCGGGGCGGAGTTCCTGCGCCATTTCGTCCGTCTCGGCGGCCTGCGCCCGGACCACAAGGTGCTGGAGATCGGCTGCGGCGTCGGCCGCATGGCCCTGCCGCTGACCCAGTATCTGGATTCCTCCTACGACGGCATCGACATCGTGCTGGACGGCATCCGCTGGTGCGCCTCGACCATCACCCCGGCCTATCCGGAATTCCGTTTCCACCATCTCGACATCGCCAACGGCCTGTACAATCCCGACGGCCGGATCGAGGGGGAGGCGGCGACGCTGCCCTTCAAGGCCGGTGCTTACGACTTCGTCATCCTGACCTCCGTCATCACCCATCTGCGCACCGCCGACACCGGGCGCTACGCGGCGGAGATCGCGCGGATGCTGAAGCCGGGCGGGCGCTGCTTCCTCAGCCTGTTCCTGGCCGACGCCACCGCGCGCGCCGGCATCGCCAAGGGCACCGCCCGTCCGCCGTTCCGCGATGCGCCCGGCGTGGAGCTGCTGGCCGATCCCGAGCATCCCAACGCCGCCGTCGCCTATGACGAGGAGTTCCTGCTCGGCCTCTTCGCCGCCCATGGCCTGCGGACGGCGCGTCCGGTGATGCGCGGGCATTGGAGCGGCCAGCGCGAGGCCGAGAATTTCCAGGATCTGCTGGTTCTGGAGAAGGGAAGCGCGCCATGA
- a CDS encoding calcium-binding protein, with translation MATVPGGNYDVQFGTNQDDLLAGGAGNNLLLGGNGADTLLGGAGFDALFGGNGADVIHGGASADILLGGNGSDTIDGGSGDDIILGGNGDDVLIGGAGRDLLDGGNGNDVLSGGDGNDILNGGNGDDILAGGGHDDILNGGKGNDILFGGTGNDVLIGGDGNDTLSGDEGNDRLEGGKGDDVLIGGAGNDVFIFSGGGGQDVVLDFKAGEDVLQIARNINGLKVTDAADLAARVTDQHGDAVIDLGHGDSITLKGVSAADIHNQPNDFFVIH, from the coding sequence ATGGCTACGGTTCCTGGGGGCAACTACGACGTGCAGTTCGGCACGAACCAAGACGATCTGCTTGCCGGCGGGGCGGGGAACAATCTGTTGCTGGGGGGCAACGGCGCGGACACCCTGCTCGGCGGTGCCGGATTTGATGCTCTGTTCGGGGGGAACGGAGCGGACGTGATCCATGGCGGCGCGTCGGCGGATATCCTGCTGGGGGGTAACGGCAGCGACACCATCGACGGCGGTTCAGGCGACGACATCATCCTGGGGGGGAATGGTGACGACGTGCTGATCGGCGGCGCCGGTCGCGACCTGCTGGACGGCGGCAACGGCAACGACGTGCTGTCGGGGGGTGACGGTAACGACATCCTCAACGGCGGCAACGGTGACGACATCCTCGCCGGCGGCGGCCACGACGACATCCTCAACGGCGGCAAGGGCAACGACATCCTGTTCGGCGGTACCGGCAACGACGTGCTGATCGGCGGTGACGGCAACGACACGCTGTCCGGCGACGAAGGCAACGACCGTCTGGAAGGCGGAAAGGGTGACGACGTGCTGATCGGCGGCGCCGGCAACGACGTCTTCATCTTCTCCGGCGGCGGCGGCCAGGACGTGGTCCTGGACTTCAAGGCCGGCGAGGACGTTCTGCAGATCGCCCGCAACATCAACGGTTTGAAGGTCACCGACGCCGCCGATCTGGCGGCCCGCGTCACCGACCAGCATGGCGACGCGGTGATCGACCTCGGCCATGGCGACAGCATCACGCTGAAGGGTGTCTCGGCTGCGGACATCCACAACCAGCCGAACGACTTCTTCGTCATTCACTAA
- a CDS encoding polysaccharide pyruvyl transferase family protein — MANILVMIPSGEVYDHDCVRWYSYQDIQRSIDHYHNIGDAFVFDSSLKLLAYDKLDVLEIREFRQEVVDRINAEYDYVFLRGSNYIHDAMDWPAATLQVLAKLRIPVIAFGVGAQAPATGKLTLTEESKRIWRTIADKSTTLGVRGTYTAEVLWDLGIKNTRIVGCPTAFRNRDPELRIDLPDLDNVRKVGITMRREVSKHYSPDVRKYLERHRDFVKDISRRFDTVLMMQGEVEEKKLLWGTDEQKAEAWTQLHDSAWLKQWYFDDEMDALYRERLWYSDVVADYENLVRSKDLVLGYRLHGNLMALSNATPSVYFSYDSRTAEFAETFAIPCYNVYSDKPFVLEEYWDQSLFEKFNRTYYQRYRDMREFLDENYVPHRMPSHAMRRSTDRKAA; from the coding sequence GTGGCCAACATCCTCGTCATGATTCCGTCGGGCGAAGTCTATGATCACGACTGCGTGCGTTGGTACAGCTACCAGGACATTCAGCGCAGCATCGACCACTATCACAACATCGGCGACGCGTTCGTTTTCGATTCCTCGTTGAAGCTGCTGGCCTACGACAAGCTCGACGTGCTGGAGATCCGCGAGTTCCGGCAGGAGGTCGTTGATCGCATCAACGCCGAATACGATTACGTCTTCCTGCGCGGCAGCAACTACATCCACGATGCGATGGACTGGCCGGCGGCGACCCTGCAGGTGCTGGCCAAGCTGCGCATCCCCGTCATCGCCTTCGGCGTCGGCGCCCAGGCGCCGGCCACCGGCAAGCTGACGCTGACCGAGGAAAGCAAGCGCATCTGGCGGACCATCGCCGACAAGTCGACGACGCTGGGCGTGCGCGGCACCTACACCGCCGAAGTGCTGTGGGATCTGGGCATCAAGAACACCCGCATCGTCGGCTGTCCGACCGCCTTCCGCAACCGCGACCCGGAACTGCGCATCGACCTGCCGGATCTCGACAACGTGCGCAAGGTCGGCATCACCATGCGCCGCGAGGTGTCCAAGCATTATTCGCCGGACGTCCGCAAGTATCTGGAGCGCCACCGCGACTTCGTGAAGGACATCTCCCGCCGCTTCGACACCGTGCTGATGATGCAGGGCGAGGTCGAGGAGAAGAAGCTGTTGTGGGGCACCGACGAACAGAAGGCGGAGGCATGGACGCAGCTGCATGACAGCGCCTGGCTGAAGCAGTGGTATTTCGACGACGAGATGGACGCGCTGTACCGCGAGCGCCTGTGGTACTCGGACGTCGTCGCCGACTACGAGAACCTGGTGCGGTCGAAGGATCTGGTGCTGGGCTACCGCCTGCACGGCAACCTGATGGCCCTGTCGAACGCCACGCCGTCGGTCTATTTCAGCTATGACAGCCGCACGGCGGAGTTCGCGGAGACCTTCGCGATCCCCTGCTACAACGTCTATTCGGACAAGCCCTTCGTCCTCGAGGAATACTGGGACCAGAGCCTGTTCGAGAAGTTCAACCGCACCTACTACCAGCGCTATCGCGACATGCGGGAGTTCCTGGACGAGAACTACGTCCCCCACCGCATGCCGAGCCACGCCATGCGCCGTAGCACCGACCGCAAGGCGGCGTGA
- a CDS encoding glycosyltransferase family 4 protein: MSKTKRALIISHGHPSFSLGGGEVASYNLHNGLHDLPGWESHYLARVAPPIAQHRGSALMALRQKEREVLYYANDYDHFRLSNRNLPGLEKDFVRYVRDLQPDVVNFHHFLGLGIETIQAVRQALPRVPIVVTLHEYLSICHHHGQMVKTSRNTLCYRSSPADCAGCFPHIGEAEFFKRELFLKTFLEQADFYVSPSNFLIDRYVDWGLPREKFRMIENGLTIEGIAPPRPLARGGKRNRFAFFGQLTEFKGAHLLVEAVSRISEKAWGEDGALMIFGGNLERQPEAYQKRFNDAVEKAGDRVRFYGSYRSAELPGLMKDVDWMIIPSIWWENSPVVIQEAFLHGRPIIASNIGGMSEKVTHGVDGLHFRNGSVEDLVDRMTEALTSADLWDRLRLRIRRPIDRAECARQHAEVFDALLAASGAAPSIPERAVAQRS; this comes from the coding sequence ATGAGCAAGACCAAGCGCGCGCTGATCATCAGCCATGGCCACCCCTCCTTCTCGCTGGGCGGGGGTGAGGTCGCCTCCTACAACCTGCACAACGGTCTGCACGACCTGCCGGGCTGGGAGAGTCACTATCTGGCCCGCGTGGCGCCGCCCATCGCCCAGCATCGCGGCTCCGCCCTGATGGCTCTGCGCCAGAAGGAGCGGGAGGTGCTGTATTACGCCAACGACTACGACCATTTCCGCCTGTCCAACCGCAACCTGCCGGGGCTGGAAAAGGACTTTGTCCGCTATGTCCGCGACCTTCAGCCGGACGTGGTGAACTTCCACCATTTCCTGGGGTTGGGGATCGAGACGATCCAGGCGGTGCGCCAGGCCCTGCCGCGCGTCCCCATCGTGGTGACGCTGCACGAATACCTGTCGATCTGCCATCACCACGGCCAGATGGTGAAGACCAGCCGCAATACGCTGTGCTACCGCTCCAGCCCGGCCGACTGCGCCGGCTGCTTCCCGCACATCGGCGAGGCGGAGTTCTTCAAGCGCGAGCTGTTCCTGAAGACCTTCCTGGAGCAGGCCGACTTCTACGTCAGCCCGTCGAACTTCCTGATCGACCGCTATGTCGACTGGGGGCTGCCGCGCGAGAAGTTCCGCATGATCGAGAACGGCCTGACCATCGAGGGCATCGCCCCGCCGCGCCCGCTCGCACGCGGCGGCAAGCGCAACCGCTTCGCCTTCTTCGGCCAGCTGACCGAGTTCAAGGGCGCCCATCTGCTGGTCGAGGCGGTGTCGCGCATCTCCGAGAAGGCTTGGGGCGAGGACGGTGCGCTGATGATCTTCGGCGGCAACTTGGAACGCCAGCCGGAGGCCTATCAGAAGCGTTTCAACGACGCGGTGGAGAAGGCCGGCGACCGGGTGCGCTTCTACGGCAGCTACCGTTCCGCCGAACTGCCTGGGCTGATGAAGGACGTCGATTGGATGATCATCCCGTCGATCTGGTGGGAAAACTCCCCCGTCGTCATCCAGGAGGCCTTCCTGCACGGCCGCCCGATCATCGCCAGCAACATCGGCGGCATGTCGGAAAAGGTGACCCACGGCGTCGACGGCCTGCATTTCCGCAACGGCAGCGTCGAGGATCTGGTGGACCGCATGACGGAGGCGCTGACTTCCGCCGACCTGTGGGACCGCCTGCGTCTGCGCATCCGCCGCCCGATCGATCGCGCCGAATGTGCCCGCCAGCATGCCGAGGTCTTCGACGCGCTCCTGGCCGCCAGCGGGGCGGCGCCCTCCATTCCCGAACGGGCGGTGGCGCAGAGGTCATGA
- a CDS encoding glycosyltransferase family 4 protein translates to MSRRRLPLLPGGHASARPAPRQPARPLVAARPPRVLLIAHNHPSLHPGGTEIFAHELFGGLKAAGAECLFLACTNDTHRAPRPGTGFQTLGRSADEVLLWAGHFDHFHQSQIDLHGLVPDLSNLLRAFRPDIVHVHHTLLLGVEMLFLIRRVCPDAKIVYTLHDYYPICANDGQMVTPPRGEGGNSGEARALCSKASPDACHRCFPDRPADQFLLREKHIKAMFGLVDRFLAPSRFLRDRYVAWGLDPARIEVMANSRPAVEPAPVRALAPGAARDAFAYFGNLNPFKGVTVALDAVARMARRGLSPSLAVHGGSLYQAPEFRQRVADGFAATNGLATAHGPYRPQEMPALMAAADWVVMPSIWWENAPLVIQEAFQHRRPVIVSGIGGMAEAVRDGIDGLHVRPNDPADLARVMTRAMTEPDLWERLSADIPAVRPTEEAASLHLALYGELLSPAPAALKPAALIQGNRNR, encoded by the coding sequence ATGAGCCGCCGCCGCCTTCCGCTTCTGCCCGGCGGTCACGCATCGGCCCGGCCCGCCCCGCGCCAGCCGGCGCGTCCGCTGGTGGCCGCCCGGCCGCCGCGGGTGCTGCTGATCGCGCACAATCACCCGAGCCTGCATCCCGGCGGCACCGAGATCTTCGCGCATGAACTGTTCGGCGGCTTGAAGGCGGCGGGGGCGGAATGCCTGTTCCTGGCCTGCACCAACGACACCCACCGCGCGCCGCGTCCCGGCACCGGATTCCAGACGCTGGGCCGCAGCGCCGACGAGGTGCTGCTGTGGGCCGGACATTTCGATCACTTCCACCAGAGCCAGATCGACCTGCACGGGCTGGTTCCCGACCTGTCCAACCTGCTGCGCGCCTTCCGGCCGGACATCGTCCATGTGCATCACACGCTGCTGCTGGGCGTGGAGATGCTGTTCCTGATCCGCCGCGTCTGCCCCGATGCGAAGATCGTCTACACCCTGCACGACTATTACCCGATCTGCGCCAACGATGGGCAGATGGTCACCCCGCCGCGTGGTGAGGGCGGTAACAGCGGCGAAGCGAGGGCGCTGTGCAGCAAGGCGTCGCCCGATGCCTGCCACCGCTGCTTCCCCGACCGGCCGGCCGACCAGTTCCTGCTGCGCGAGAAGCACATCAAGGCGATGTTCGGGCTGGTCGACCGCTTCCTGGCGCCCAGCCGCTTCTTGCGCGACCGCTATGTCGCCTGGGGCCTCGATCCCGCCCGCATCGAGGTGATGGCGAACAGCCGGCCGGCGGTCGAGCCGGCCCCCGTCCGCGCGCTCGCCCCCGGTGCCGCGCGCGACGCCTTCGCCTATTTCGGCAACCTGAACCCGTTCAAGGGCGTCACCGTGGCGCTGGACGCCGTCGCCCGCATGGCGCGGCGCGGCCTTTCCCCCTCGCTGGCCGTCCATGGCGGCAGCCTGTACCAGGCGCCGGAGTTCCGCCAGCGGGTGGCCGACGGCTTCGCGGCGACCAACGGCCTCGCCACCGCCCATGGCCCCTACCGGCCGCAGGAGATGCCGGCGCTGATGGCCGCCGCCGACTGGGTGGTGATGCCGTCGATCTGGTGGGAGAACGCCCCCCTGGTGATCCAGGAGGCTTTCCAGCACCGCCGCCCGGTCATCGTCAGCGGCATCGGCGGCATGGCGGAGGCGGTGCGCGACGGCATCGACGGCCTGCATGTCCGCCCCAACGACCCCGCCGACCTCGCCCGCGTCATGACCCGCGCCATGACCGAACCCGATCTGTGGGAACGGCTGTCGGCCGACATCCCCGCCGTCCGCCCGACGGAGGAGGCCGCGTCGCTCCACCTCGCCCTTTACGGCGAACTTCTGTCTCCGGCACCCGCCGCTCTCAAGCCGGCCGCACTTATCCAGGGGAACCGCAACCGATGA